Genomic segment of Streptomyces longhuiensis:
TGGATCACGTTCGGGATCATCGCCTTCGGAACACTGTTCTTCGCCGTCGGGGCGATCGTGGGCGGGGTGTCGATCTCGTTCGTGATGGATGCGGAGCGTGCCAAGGGAACCGTGGTGTACCTGGAGTGGGAGGGCGGCAGCCAGGTCAGCTCGTCCAGCAAGTCACGGCACAGCAGCGGGCCCACGGCTCACCCGGTGGTCGAGTTCAAGCCCGCGGGCGGAGAGCTGACGACATTCCGGAGCTCAATGGGTTCCAACCCACCGGCGTACGACACGGGGGAGCGGGTCGACGTCCTGTACCGCGCCGATGACCCGGAGGACGCGAAGATCGACGGGTTTGTCTCGCTGTGGCTGATTCCGCTGATCTTCTGCGGGATCGGACTGCTGATCGCGGGCATCGGAACGGCCATTGCGATCGCGACGCGGCGGCGCTCCCGCCGCGCCCACAGCGGATCCGGAACCGCGCGGCCCTGAGTCCGCCAGGCGCTCACGCCGCGGGGTCAGGTGGTGAAGGCTTCGATCAGGGTCCAGATGGCGAGTCCGGCCATGCACGCGGCACCGATGCGCTGCACGGTCTTGAGAGGGACACGCTTGGCGATGAAGCGGCCGACCAGCAGGGCGAGGGCGGAGACCGACATCAGCGCGAGTGCCGAGCCGAGGGCGGTGGGCAGCCAAGGGTTGGTGGCGGCCAGGTTGGCGGTGGTGATCTGCGTGAGGTCGCCCCATTCGCTGATGAAGACGGCCATGAAGGCGGTGGTGTAGACGGGCCAGAAACCGGTGACGGTCTTGGCGGCGCCTTCCTCGTCGTCCTCGTCGCCGCCGCGCAGCAGGACGACGGCGCCGAAGGCGAACAGAGCGGCGGAGACGAGCTTGACGGCCATGCCCGGAAGCAGGCTGAGCAGGCTGCCCGCGCCGATGGCGATCGCCACATGCACGATGAAGGCGGTGGAGGTTCCGAACCACACGTACAGCGGCCGCATCCGGGTGCCCATGGCCAGCGAGGCGAACATGGTCTTGTCGGGCAGTTCCGCGAGGAAGATCAGCCCGAAGGCGGTGAGGAACGCCAGGGGGTCGAAGGTCATGGCCTTGCTTTCTGCTGGGGCCGGGCCGTCAGCTCATCGGCACCCAGGGGGCGACGGGAGAACCACTCGGCCCGGCACGACGGAACGGCCCACACCTGAGTGGGGCCGGATCATGCCTTGGCCGAAGGTCTCGTCCGCCCCCGCACAGTGTGCGGGAGCCCGGTGGCCGGGGTGCTCTGGAGCACCCAGCGTGTCGACCAGCGGTTCTCGGGACTACTCCCCTTCGCTGTGATCCAGGCTAACAGGTGGTGTTCTGACCACGTGGTGGCCGGATCGCGGACCGGGGCGGGGTGAGCGGTCCGCGCGCACTCACCATGGCGCCCGCGGGCGGCAGTTGGGGGCGTCATGGACATCGGCGCTCGCGCGGGGGAGGGGCTGATGGCTGCCGATGAGGGCAACTGCACGGCACTTGTGCGAGGTGATGCAGGTGACGAAGGGAACGCGTGTGACACAGCGAGTGGAGGCTGAGCTGGATGGCGCGCGCAGCACGGAACGAAGCCCGCGCCGGACAGGTCGTGGTCCGCATCGCCCGCCACGACGAGGGACCCCGGCCACCTGAGCGGCCGGGGTCCCTCACGATGCGATCCCTACGGGCTCAGCTTCGCACGGAGAGCCGTGCGATCCGGGCGTCGGCGGACAGTCGTCCGTCGACCTGTACCGCGACGTATCGCGCGGACGTGTCGAGGATGAGCTCCCGGTTGCGGCCGCGCCCGTCGACCCGGCCCGCGCTTCGGTAATCGACACCGTCGTCGCTGACCTCCACTCCGAGGGCGGGCGCACCGCCGGCCGTCCAGGACACCTCGACCGAGCGCACCGGCAGCCGCGCGCCCAGATCGACGACCATGCGTCCGTCGGGGCCGGGCCGCCACGCCGTCGCCGGATCACCGTCCACCGCGGCAGCCGGGTCCGACATGCCCGCGGGCAACGGACTGGTCGGGAACACGGTGCGGCCGAGCGCGAGGTCGTCGAGGGGGAAGGCGGCCGCGCCGTGCAGACGGAGGGTCGTCTCACGGCCACGCGACACGACGGCGACCTCGCTGCGCTGCTGTCCCTCCACCCGGACGCGGCAGGCGGCGCCGGACAGCCGCACCGTGGCCCCGTCCGTGACCTGCACGCGCAGCCCAGTGGGCAGTCGGGTCGCCCCCGACACAGGAGTCACCGTGAACCGGGGTGCGAGCAACAAGGCCTCGGCCGACAGGAGTTCGGCCCGGTAGGACGTCCCGTCGTCAGTCAGTGTCTGGTCCCCCTGGAACACCACGCGACCTGCACCGGACTGCGGCACGTCCACCGTCGTCGTGACGGCGTCGCCCGACAGGTTGAACAGGCTCAGGTGCTCCTCCGTGAACGCCACCTGGACCGCCTTGTTCCCAGCCGCGGGTGAGGCCTTCCGCGCGAGCGCGCGCAGCGTCTTGCCCGACGCGCGTGGATACCCCTCGACCACCACGGGCGCCGCGGGGCCGTCGGCCGCCAGGATCGTGTCGCCGTACACCGCGATCGGGTGGTCCGAGCCGCGCACGACAAGTCCGGCCCGCCCGTCGACGTCGAGCCAGCCGCCCCGGCTGCTCACCTCGGGAACCGGCCAGGCCGCCAGGTCCTCCCAGCGCTCGCCGTCGGTCGAACCCTGGATGCGGTAGGCGCGCCCGGCCGCCGCTTCCCAGCGCAGCGTGACGCGGTCGACCTCGTGCGCGGCGCCCAGGTCCACGGACAACCAGCTGTCGGCGCGCGGACGTTCGGCCTTCGCCACCGCCCATCGCGTCGCCAGGTCGCCGTCGAAGGCCAGCTCCGGGCCCTTGCCCGGATCGTACGAGGACGTGGTGGCCTTCCCGCCGCGCGCGAGGTCGGAGCCGTCCGCCCCGTCGCGGACCTCGAACGCGTACAGCGAGTATCCGTATGTCGGGTCGGGGCGCACGCCGAGCATTCGGATGTGTCGCACAGTGGTGCGCGGGAAGCCCACCTCGTCGACGCGCGCCGTTGCCGTGGGTGACGTACCCGCATCCTGCGCACGCACGGAGACCTCTCCCTCCTCGAAGCGGTACGTACGTGCGCCGTCGAGGCCGGCCATCCCCGGCATGGTGAGGTTGTGCACCTCGAGATGCCCCTCCCCGGCGGCCGTTCCGGAGGTCGCGTAGACGACCCCGCCCGTCGGCAGCGTCGTGAAGCCCGCGTAACCGGTGTCAAGGCGCAACACGGTGGCAGTGCCGTCGAAGCCGTCGCGCAGCGACGTGTACAGCCGGACCGCGCGCTGCCCGACCTTGCCCGTCGTCGCGGGCAGGAACATCGGCGTGCCACCGCTGAGCTTGAACAGCCAGTCGTCATGGCCCGGTTGCCAGGGGAACTTCACAAAGCCGGACTTGCTGACGGCGCCCGCCCACGCGGCCCGCGTCTGGTGCGAGACAAGTCCCGGCCCCGTGCCGAAGTCCGCCACTCCCGACGCCTGGGCGAAGAGCTCGTCCTCGGACAGTGGACGAACCCGGTGGCCGTTCGCAGCCGCCCACACGTGCAGCAGATAACTGATGGCCACCTCGGCCCGGGCCTCCGGCTCGTATTTCGGCTCACCGGAGAACTTCGCCAGACGGTACTCGGGCGGATACTTCTGGTACGCCTCCAACCGCTCGGCCAGCGCCAGTTCGGCTCGTGCCGCCGCCCGGTCACCGGCCACCTGGGCCAGGAACGCGAGGGGGATCACGTCCCTGCCGTACAGATGCTCGCGGTCGTTGACCATCGGCATCAACGGCTCGCCGGCGTCACTCATCACGCCCAGCAAGGTGCGCCACAGAGGCAGCGCGTTGGGTTGCGCGGTCAGTACCTGCGGCAGCGGCTGCCCGGCGGCCAGGAAGTGCGCCGCGTTGCGGCCCGACGTGCGCCACAACTCCTCCTGGTAGTGCGGGCCGAAGGAGCCGTGGTTCTCGACGATGAACGTGTCGTACAGATTCCGGGCCGTGTTGCGGGAGACTGCAACGCCGTCGACGAGCGCTGGATTCGCCAGGTCGGCGGGCGGAAGCCCGGCCTCGTTGCGCGACCAGGTGCCGTAGGCGGACTCCCAGTCCGGGCGGCGCGCGTCGCCGGGCGCCCACGCGAGGGCGGGTGCGAGGGTCTGCGAGTACAGGCCCATCTCCTCCAGCTTCGTGTCGCCCACGTGGCCGCCCTGCAGACCGTTCGGCGTCCAGTCGCCCGAGTCCGGGTCGTCACCCGTGCCCAGCTTCGTGGTGTAGGCGGCCTGTTCACGAACGATGGTGTCGACGTTCGCGCGCGTCGTGCTGTCGAGGTCGTCCCAGAGCAACCGCGCGGCAAGGACGAAGTACGACTGGAATGTGGTGTCGAAGAACAGCTTGCGGCCCCACTGGGTCCCGCCCGTGAGCCGGTTGGACGCCGCGAAGTGCCGGATGGTGGCGAGCGTGCGCGCCTTGAGGGTCTCGCGGTCGATACCGGCGGGCCCGCTGTCGTACGTGCCGTGGGTGAGGAGCACCGCATGGCCGAGGACGACGGCGAAACCGAAGTCCTTGTCCGTGTAATAGCCCCGCGCCTCGTCCCACTGTGTCTCGGACCAGTGGGTGTGCTGGAGGAGAACGCGGTGGTACGTGGCGGCTATCTCGTCCGGGGGAGAGGCGGAGTCAGCAGGTCCGGCGGAACTTCCCAGCGCCTGTGCGGAGTTCATGCCGACGACGGAGGGCAGGGCGGCCAGGGCGCCCGTCAAGCCGAGGAGTTGCAGGAATCTCCGGCGGTCGACCTGCTGGGGGTGGTGCGACATGTGCGGGACCTTTCACAAGACAACGTTGTCAGGTGGGGGTGGCGCTCATTCTTCGGCCTGTCGCACGGAGCGTCAATGGGTGGGTTCCCGCCGGAGATCGAGGAGAGACGTGGTATGCCGCCGGCAGTGGCGACCTGGAGCCGGAGTGCGGACAACGACAACAGTGATTCGGTCGCCGTGCTGGTGTTCTCGTACGCCGTCTGAGGACTGAGGACTGAGGACTGAGGGGTCAGGGACGGGGGCTGAGGGACGGGGGCGGAGCATCGCGGGCAGGACCGGCATCGGTGGTTCGGCTGGAAGGCGGCGACGCCGGATCGGCTGTGGGCAGCGCCTGTCTAGAGCACCGGCGGCCCGGCCTCGATGCGACGCAGCACCGGGGGCAGACGATCGAGGTCGGGGCCCGTCTCGACCTGTCGCTCGTCCCACCAGGTGGCGCCGGCATCGCGCAGCGGACCGATCACGTTCCCGGCTTTGGCCGCGTCCAGGGGTGTGGCACCGCCCAGTACGAACTCAAAGGGGCGTTCGCCCTCGTCGGTACGGTGTTTGCGCACGTAGTCGACCAGTTCCCGCACCTCTGCCGCATCCGGCACATGCCCGTGCCGGGCCGTCTCGAACAGCGGCACCGCGCCGTCCCACCTCGCTGCCCGCCGCATGGGTGCACGGCGCGGCCAGAACCCGCCGATCCACACCGGTGGGCGAGGCTGCTGCACGGTGGCGGGCAGCATCGCCACGTCCCGGACCTCGTAGTGCCGGCCGTGGTGGTCCACCCGTTCGCCGGACCACATGCAGCCCAACAGCTCCAGTCCCTCGTCCAGGCGCTCGGCGAGGACGCGCGGCTCGGCGGCGTCGCCGAAGCTGCGGTACTCGTCCTCGACCGGACCGCCCAGTCCCGCGGCAAAGGTCACCCTGCCGCCGCTCAGCTGATCCAAGGTGGCCACCTGACGGGCGAGTTGCTGCGGCCGGTAACGGGGGACCGGCGTCAGCAGGGTGCCCAGCCGGATCCGCGAGGTGGCCAGCGCGGCGGCGGTCAGCAGCATCCAGGGGTCCCCGAAGGGACGCCCCTGGTGCCGTCGGTGCAGGACGTGATCCCACACGAAGAGCCCGTCCCAGCCCGCCTGTTCGGCGGCGGCCGCTGCGGTGGCGACGTTACGAGGGTCGGCGAAGTCGCCGAAATTCGGGATGTTGACGGAGAAGCGCATCCGAGCAGGATGCGCAGCGCGCTGGGAAGGCGCAATCGAATTCGCATCATGGCAACTCAGTACCGGACGCTGCGGCGCCGTTGTCCCGGTTGTACCTGCGCGGTTCTGCGGCGGTCCGGTTTCGTGGACGCCTGGTGTTCGGGGTCGAAGGTGCGACGTTGGGCGACCGTCCCTGGGTGAGGGCGCCTGTGGTGCCGTGGCGGCACAGGGGAGCGGACATTGCCCTGTTGCGCCAGTGGCTGGGCCGCCGTCCCGGCCTCAACCAGCCGTGACGCGTGCGCGAGCTCGTCAGGCCGTTTTGACGGATCCGCCGTCGATGAGGTGGTCGGTGCCCGTGGTCGCGGCGGCGAGTGGTGAGGTGAGGTAGGTGACGAGGGCTGCGACCTCGGCCGGCTCGATGAGCCGGCCGATGAGCATGCCCGTCGCTGAGGGGAGTCCCGCCAGGAGATCGGCGTGCGGGATGCCCATGGATGCCGCGAGTTCCGCTCCGTAGCCGGTGGGGCTTTCCCACATGGCGGTTCGGACCGGCCCGGGGGAGACCGTGTTCACCCGGACACCGCGCGGGCCGAATTCATCCGCGAGTGCCTTGCCGAAGGCGGTGAGCGCGGCCTTGGCCGTCGTGTAGGCGATCGGTCCGCTGTGGGGGACGCGGGCTCCGACGGAGGACACGTTGACGATCGCGCCGCGTGTGGCCAGCAGGGCGGGCAGGGCGGCGCGGGTGACACGGACCGTGGCGAAGAAGTTCAGGTCCACCACCTCCGCCCACTGCGCGTCGGTCGTGTCGAGGAAGCCGCCGCTGAGGCCCCCGTCGCCGCCGCCGACGTTGTTGACCAGGATGTCGATGCCGCCCAGTTCGGTCACAGCCTCGGTGGCCAGGCGCTCGGGTGACGCGGGATCGGACAGGTCCACCGCCACGAGCGTGGCGCCGGTCGCCTTCAGTTCCGTTGTGGGAGTACGGGCGGCCGCGACGACGCGGACGCCTTCGGCGACCAACGCCCGAACGACCGCCAGCCCGATGCCCCGGCTCGCCCCTGTGACCAGTGCAGCCTTGCCGTTCAACTGCAGATCCATGGTGTAACTCCGTAGATAGCCGCGTCTCATGTGATGCATCGAAGGTAGAACATGCATCATTGATGTTGCAAGTTATCTATGAGTCGCCACACCGTCGTATTCTCGTGGAGTCACCCACAGACCCGGAAGGATCGGCACCCCATGGCGCTGCCCGCCTCTGCCAAGCCGCTGCGCGCCGACGTGGAGCGGACCGTGAGAGCGATCCTCGAAGCCGCCGAGCGGGTCCTGTCCGTGAACCCGGCGGCGACGATGGAGCAGATCGCCGAGGCCGCCGGGGTCGCGCGGACCACCGTTCACCGGCGGTTCGCGTCGCGCGACGCCCTGATCACGGCCCTGGCCACCTGGGCGACGCAGAGGTTCCATGAGGCCGTCGAAGCCGCCAGGCCGGACACCGCCCCGCCGGCGATCGCCCTCTACCAGGTCACCGCGAACGTGCTCCGCGTGAAGATCGGATGGGGCTTCGCCATGGGCGCCGACCTCGCGGACGCCCCGGAGGCCGCGCGCGTGCACGCCGAGGTATTGGCCCGGTGCGAGCGGCTGTTCGCGCGTGCCCGCGATGCGGGCCTCCTCACCCCCGACACGGATCTGGACTGGGCGCGGCGCGTCTACTATGCCCTCATCCATGAAGCCGCCACCGAGGCGCCCGATACCGACGCCGACGTGGACGCCCTGGCCACGCGCGTCGTCGACACCCTGCTGCACGGGATCGGTCAGCGGGCCACGCACTGACACGGATCCATGTGCGTACCCGCCTGCCTCGGCCCGTGCCGGCCCGCCCTGTGTCGGCCCCGCGCGGGGTTGCGCGTCGGTTCGCCGTTCCGAGTCGTCGAGGGATCATGACCGCGTCGCCGGGCGGCGGTCACGGGCCGGTGCCGCCCGCCTTCCCGGTCGACGTCGGTCGGGAAGGCGGGCCGGGATCGGGAAGTGTCACATCCCGTCAGGACTCCGTGACGGCGTCCGCCGGTCGCAGGACCCGGGCCAGGAACTCGCGGGTGCGGCGGTGTTGGGGGTTGCTGAGGACTTCGTCAGGGGTGCCCTGTTCGACGATGACGCCGTCGTCCATGAAGACGACACGGTCGGCGACTTCGCGGGCGAAGCCCATCTCGTGGGTCACGACCATCATGGTCATCCCGTCGTCCGCGAGACCGCGCATGACGGCGAGGACGTCTCCGACCAGTTCGGGGTCGAGCGCACTGGTGGGTTCGTCGAACAGCATCAGCTCGGGGCCCATCGACAGGGCGCGGGCGATGGCCACCCGTTGCTGCTGGCCGCCCGACAGCTGTGCGGGATAGCTGTCCTCCTTTTCGGCGAGGCCGACGCGGGCCAAGTTCTGCCGCGCCACCCGGACCGCTTCAGCCTTGTCGCGGCCGAGAACCCGGCGCTGAGCGATCGTCAGGTTGTCCAGCACGCTCAAGTGCGCGAAGAGGTTGAACTGCTGGAAGACCATGCCGATCCGGCGACGTAGCCGGTCGATGTCCACATCCGGGTCGGTGATGTCGGTCCCGGCGATGAGGACGTGGCCCTGGGTGGGTTCTTCGAGGAGGTTGGTGCAGCGCAGCAACGTCGACTTGCCCGACCCGGAAGGGCCGATGACGCACACCACTTCGCCTGTGTCGACGGTGAAGTCGATGCCGCGCAGGACCTGAAGGTCACCGAAGGACTTGTGGAGCGCGCGGATCTCGATCGCCCGGGTCGGCGTGGGCGTGTCGTCGGTGGTGGCATTCGTCATGCCCGTCCCCTTGTGTTCTCTCGTGCTGCCGGACGGCTCGCCGGTGGTGCTCATCGTTCACCGTGCCTTCGCATGGCCCGCCTCCAGGCGGCGCACCACGTAGCCCAGCGGGACGGTGATCAGGAGGTAGCAGAGACCGGCCACGAAGATGGGTGTGGTGTTGGCGGTCTCACTGGCCAGGTCCCGTCCGAACTTGGTGAGTTCACGTGTTTCCAGCGAGACGCCGAGGAACAGCACCAGGGACGAGTCCTTGAAGAGAAGGACCAGTTCGTTGGTGAGTGGCGGCACGATGATCCGGAAGGCCTGGGGGATGACGATCGACCACATGGCCCTCGCGTGCGACATGCCCAGCGTCCGCGCGGCCTCCATCTGACCGCGGGGCACGGCCTGGATGCCGGCCCTGATGGTCTCCGCCATGTACGCGGCGGCGACGAGGCCCAGGGCCACGGCGACCTGCCCGTACGCGCCACCCGGTATGGCGAGGCCGGGGAACGCCAGGGGGACGCCGACCCCGATGAAGATGAAGATCAGCAGGGCGGGCAGCCCGCGGAACACCTCGATGTAGAGAGTGGCGAGCCACCGGTAGGGGGCCACCGAGGAGAGCCGCATGAGGGCGACGATCAGCCCGAGCACGAGGCCCACACCGAAACCCGACAGGGTGTACGCCACCGTGTTGGTCAGCGCCACCGTCAGCAGGTCCGGGAACATCCGCTTGGCCACGGAGAGTTCGAGGAACTGCTGCTGCAACTGGTGCCAGTCGGCCAGTACGGCGACGGCGATCACCGCACCGGCCAGGACGACGTACTGCGCACCGCGGAGCATGCTGCGCCGTCGGCGTGGGGAGAGGCGGGGGCGCGGGGCCGCCTGAGCCGGGGCCTTCGTAGCGACGGGAGTGGGCGAGGAGGTCACTGGGACACGGCCTCCGCGGGCATCGGGCCGATCCACTTCTCGTACAGCTTCTTGTACGTGCCGTCCCGCTTGGCCTTCTTGATGGCCTTGTCGATGGCGGCGAGGAGCTTGGGGTTGCCGCCCTTGCGCACGGCGAAGCCGTACTTCTCGCCCGTCTGGACCGTGCCCGTGACGGTGAACTTCGCTGCGTTGGCCGGATCCTTGAGCCAGTTCT
This window contains:
- a CDS encoding DUF3592 domain-containing protein, with amino-acid sequence MNDVGRVSSGLCTWDSVLSLRTSERDVVQVQVRGRRSAGWWITFGIIAFGTLFFAVGAIVGGVSISFVMDAERAKGTVVYLEWEGGSQVSSSSKSRHSSGPTAHPVVEFKPAGGELTTFRSSMGSNPPAYDTGERVDVLYRADDPEDAKIDGFVSLWLIPLIFCGIGLLIAGIGTAIAIATRRRSRRAHSGSGTARP
- a CDS encoding TMEM165/GDT1 family protein, whose translation is MTFDPLAFLTAFGLIFLAELPDKTMFASLAMGTRMRPLYVWFGTSTAFIVHVAIAIGAGSLLSLLPGMAVKLVSAALFAFGAVVLLRGGDEDDEEGAAKTVTGFWPVYTTAFMAVFISEWGDLTQITTANLAATNPWLPTALGSALALMSVSALALLVGRFIAKRVPLKTVQRIGAACMAGLAIWTLIEAFTT
- a CDS encoding discoidin domain-containing protein, yielding MSHHPQQVDRRRFLQLLGLTGALAALPSVVGMNSAQALGSSAGPADSASPPDEIAATYHRVLLQHTHWSETQWDEARGYYTDKDFGFAVVLGHAVLLTHGTYDSGPAGIDRETLKARTLATIRHFAASNRLTGGTQWGRKLFFDTTFQSYFVLAARLLWDDLDSTTRANVDTIVREQAAYTTKLGTGDDPDSGDWTPNGLQGGHVGDTKLEEMGLYSQTLAPALAWAPGDARRPDWESAYGTWSRNEAGLPPADLANPALVDGVAVSRNTARNLYDTFIVENHGSFGPHYQEELWRTSGRNAAHFLAAGQPLPQVLTAQPNALPLWRTLLGVMSDAGEPLMPMVNDREHLYGRDVIPLAFLAQVAGDRAAARAELALAERLEAYQKYPPEYRLAKFSGEPKYEPEARAEVAISYLLHVWAAANGHRVRPLSEDELFAQASGVADFGTGPGLVSHQTRAAWAGAVSKSGFVKFPWQPGHDDWLFKLSGGTPMFLPATTGKVGQRAVRLYTSLRDGFDGTATVLRLDTGYAGFTTLPTGGVVYATSGTAAGEGHLEVHNLTMPGMAGLDGARTYRFEEGEVSVRAQDAGTSPTATARVDEVGFPRTTVRHIRMLGVRPDPTYGYSLYAFEVRDGADGSDLARGGKATTSSYDPGKGPELAFDGDLATRWAVAKAERPRADSWLSVDLGAAHEVDRVTLRWEAAAGRAYRIQGSTDGERWEDLAAWPVPEVSSRGGWLDVDGRAGLVVRGSDHPIAVYGDTILAADGPAAPVVVEGYPRASGKTLRALARKASPAAGNKAVQVAFTEEHLSLFNLSGDAVTTTVDVPQSGAGRVVFQGDQTLTDDGTSYRAELLSAEALLLAPRFTVTPVSGATRLPTGLRVQVTDGATVRLSGAACRVRVEGQQRSEVAVVSRGRETTLRLHGAAAFPLDDLALGRTVFPTSPLPAGMSDPAAAVDGDPATAWRPGPDGRMVVDLGARLPVRSVEVSWTAGGAPALGVEVSDDGVDYRSAGRVDGRGRNRELILDTSARYVAVQVDGRLSADARIARLSVRS
- a CDS encoding LLM class flavin-dependent oxidoreductase translates to MRFSVNIPNFGDFADPRNVATAAAAAEQAGWDGLFVWDHVLHRRHQGRPFGDPWMLLTAAALATSRIRLGTLLTPVPRYRPQQLARQVATLDQLSGGRVTFAAGLGGPVEDEYRSFGDAAEPRVLAERLDEGLELLGCMWSGERVDHHGRHYEVRDVAMLPATVQQPRPPVWIGGFWPRRAPMRRAARWDGAVPLFETARHGHVPDAAEVRELVDYVRKHRTDEGERPFEFVLGGATPLDAAKAGNVIGPLRDAGATWWDERQVETGPDLDRLPPVLRRIEAGPPVL
- a CDS encoding SDR family NAD(P)-dependent oxidoreductase, whose amino-acid sequence is MDLQLNGKAALVTGASRGIGLAVVRALVAEGVRVVAAARTPTTELKATGATLVAVDLSDPASPERLATEAVTELGGIDILVNNVGGGDGGLSGGFLDTTDAQWAEVVDLNFFATVRVTRAALPALLATRGAIVNVSSVGARVPHSGPIAYTTAKAALTAFGKALADEFGPRGVRVNTVSPGPVRTAMWESPTGYGAELAASMGIPHADLLAGLPSATGMLIGRLIEPAEVAALVTYLTSPLAAATTGTDHLIDGGSVKTA
- a CDS encoding TetR/AcrR family transcriptional regulator; its protein translation is MALPASAKPLRADVERTVRAILEAAERVLSVNPAATMEQIAEAAGVARTTVHRRFASRDALITALATWATQRFHEAVEAARPDTAPPAIALYQVTANVLRVKIGWGFAMGADLADAPEAARVHAEVLARCERLFARARDAGLLTPDTDLDWARRVYYALIHEAATEAPDTDADVDALATRVVDTLLHGIGQRATH
- a CDS encoding amino acid ABC transporter ATP-binding protein produces the protein MTNATTDDTPTPTRAIEIRALHKSFGDLQVLRGIDFTVDTGEVVCVIGPSGSGKSTLLRCTNLLEEPTQGHVLIAGTDITDPDVDIDRLRRRIGMVFQQFNLFAHLSVLDNLTIAQRRVLGRDKAEAVRVARQNLARVGLAEKEDSYPAQLSGGQQQRVAIARALSMGPELMLFDEPTSALDPELVGDVLAVMRGLADDGMTMMVVTHEMGFAREVADRVVFMDDGVIVEQGTPDEVLSNPQHRRTREFLARVLRPADAVTES
- a CDS encoding amino acid ABC transporter permease; the protein is MLRGAQYVVLAGAVIAVAVLADWHQLQQQFLELSVAKRMFPDLLTVALTNTVAYTLSGFGVGLVLGLIVALMRLSSVAPYRWLATLYIEVFRGLPALLIFIFIGVGVPLAFPGLAIPGGAYGQVAVALGLVAAAYMAETIRAGIQAVPRGQMEAARTLGMSHARAMWSIVIPQAFRIIVPPLTNELVLLFKDSSLVLFLGVSLETRELTKFGRDLASETANTTPIFVAGLCYLLITVPLGYVVRRLEAGHAKAR